In the genome of Desulfovibrio desulfuricans, one region contains:
- a CDS encoding ABC transporter ATP-binding protein — MNEPQATTAPLLHLDTLSVTFTTAAGPLPAVRDVQFCLNAGETVCLVGESGCGKSLTARAILRLDPPNAVIGGHIRLHGQDLLQLPEKAMRSVRGRQIGMIFQEPMTSLNPVLKVGDQVAEPLRLHEHMSRAQARDAAIDLLADVGIPAPQSRYDDYPHQLSGGMRQRVMIAMALSCRPELLLADEPTTALDATIQGQILRLLAARCRERRMGVLLITHDLGIAAQMADTVGVMYAGRLVESAPAQDLFADARHPYTQGLLHAAPNARSRGLNRLPTIPGTVPSLQNMPAGCPFHPRCTAALDRCKTEMPPTFADGAHSTACWLAGSV; from the coding sequence ATGAACGAGCCTCAAGCCACCACCGCTCCCCTGCTGCATCTGGATACCCTTTCCGTCACATTTACCACGGCAGCGGGGCCGCTGCCTGCCGTGCGCGATGTGCAGTTTTGCCTCAATGCGGGCGAAACCGTCTGCCTTGTGGGCGAGTCGGGCTGCGGCAAAAGCCTGACGGCCAGGGCCATCTTGCGGCTTGACCCGCCAAATGCCGTTATTGGCGGCCATATACGGCTGCACGGACAAGACCTGCTGCAATTGCCGGAAAAGGCCATGCGCTCAGTGCGCGGGCGTCAGATAGGCATGATATTTCAGGAACCCATGACCTCGCTCAATCCGGTGCTCAAAGTCGGCGATCAGGTGGCCGAACCTCTGCGGCTGCACGAACATATGAGCCGGGCGCAGGCCCGCGACGCGGCCATTGATCTGCTGGCCGATGTGGGTATTCCCGCGCCGCAAAGCCGCTACGACGATTACCCGCACCAGCTGTCGGGCGGCATGCGCCAGCGCGTCATGATTGCCATGGCCCTGTCGTGCAGACCGGAGCTGCTGCTGGCGGACGAGCCCACTACAGCGCTGGACGCCACCATTCAGGGGCAGATACTGCGCCTGCTTGCGGCCCGTTGCCGCGAGCGCCGCATGGGGGTATTGCTGATTACCCACGATCTGGGCATTGCGGCCCAGATGGCCGACACGGTGGGCGTTATGTATGCGGGGCGGCTGGTCGAGAGCGCCCCGGCGCAAGACCTGTTTGCCGACGCCCGTCACCCCTACACGCAGGGATTGCTGCACGCCGCACCCAACGCACGTTCGCGCGGGCTCAACCGCCTGCCCACCATCCCCGGCACGGTTCCCTCGCTGCAAAACATGCCTGCGGGCTGCCCGTTTCATCCCCGCTGCACTGCGGCCCTCGACCGCTGCAAAACAGAGATGCCGCCCACGTTTGCCGACGGCGCGCACTCCACGGCCTGCTGGCTTGCCGGCAGTGTCTAG
- a CDS encoding methyl-accepting chemotaxis protein, giving the protein MSLKARLILSFGSIIIIMLITSGLTIRNLTRINAEVASIDCTWIPVATSIQNTNALLFSARGDLSAITTLHDLKEIESYNAHMAGLLRRIGESKKLFTAALEGMPPSDRKRAIEDINDQINAQSVQFAGMRKELLAFIKAGKNEEAARLLADSRTPFLRLADLYDQIISLSNEGANIASASARGVSDQSIIFSIGFSAAAVLISMAVILFLLRLINRQLGKDPGELDSIAGRVVQGDYDIDDNTEKRGVYASIVAMVQALKTHIESAQRESLVAREQSAKATEALRQAEEAGIQAQSKTEALRLAAARLQEVAQVVSAATTRLAAQIEQSDSGSRETSGRLAEAASAMQQMNATVQEVARNASVASQASTETRAKAENGSEIVRRSLHSIDLVHQASMELKADMAQLHGHTQNINRIMGVISDIADQTNLLALNAAIEAARAGDAGRGFAVVADEVRKLAEKTMASTHDVAKAIEAIQSSAAQSMESVDRAARQVEEANTYASQSGAALADIVSTVEATADQVNAIATASEEQSAASEEVNRAITQISAMSQQTSAAMREAAHAVAELADQTQNLMDLMSSMQQ; this is encoded by the coding sequence ATGAGCCTGAAAGCACGCCTGATTCTGTCATTCGGAAGCATAATTATCATCATGTTGATAACGTCCGGCCTGACCATCAGGAACCTTACGCGTATCAATGCCGAAGTTGCGTCCATAGACTGCACCTGGATTCCTGTGGCCACATCCATCCAGAACACCAACGCTCTGCTGTTTTCAGCCAGGGGGGATCTTTCGGCCATCACGACGCTGCACGACCTCAAAGAGATAGAAAGCTACAATGCGCATATGGCAGGGCTGCTGCGGCGCATAGGCGAAAGCAAAAAGCTTTTTACCGCTGCCCTGGAGGGCATGCCTCCGTCAGACCGCAAGCGGGCAATTGAGGACATAAACGACCAGATCAACGCGCAGTCTGTCCAGTTTGCAGGCATGCGTAAAGAACTGCTTGCCTTTATCAAGGCCGGAAAAAACGAAGAAGCCGCACGATTGCTTGCCGACAGCCGCACCCCCTTTCTCAGGTTGGCCGATCTGTACGACCAGATCATTAGCCTGAGCAACGAAGGGGCAAACATTGCCAGCGCGAGCGCCAGAGGCGTCAGCGACCAATCCATCATTTTTTCCATAGGCTTTTCCGCAGCTGCGGTGCTTATCAGCATGGCCGTCATCCTGTTCCTGCTCCGGCTAATCAACCGGCAACTCGGCAAGGACCCAGGGGAGCTGGACAGTATCGCCGGACGCGTGGTTCAAGGAGACTACGACATTGACGACAATACTGAAAAGCGCGGCGTGTACGCTTCCATAGTAGCCATGGTGCAGGCGCTGAAAACCCATATCGAAAGCGCCCAGCGCGAGTCGCTTGTTGCGCGGGAGCAATCCGCCAAGGCGACGGAAGCCCTACGGCAGGCGGAAGAAGCCGGAATTCAGGCCCAGAGCAAAACCGAGGCCCTGCGGCTTGCCGCCGCCAGACTGCAGGAGGTCGCGCAGGTGGTAAGCGCCGCCACTACCCGCCTTGCCGCGCAGATCGAGCAGTCCGACTCCGGCTCGCGCGAAACTTCGGGCCGGCTGGCCGAGGCGGCCTCTGCCATGCAGCAGATGAATGCCACCGTGCAGGAGGTGGCCCGCAACGCGTCAGTCGCCTCGCAGGCCTCCACCGAGACCCGCGCCAAGGCAGAAAATGGCTCGGAGATCGTCAGGCGCTCCCTGCACAGTATTGACCTGGTGCATCAGGCCTCCATGGAGCTCAAGGCCGATATGGCCCAACTGCACGGGCATACGCAAAACATCAACCGCATCATGGGCGTTATCTCAGACATAGCCGACCAGACCAACCTGCTGGCGCTCAACGCGGCCATCGAAGCAGCGCGGGCTGGCGACGCTGGGCGCGGTTTTGCCGTGGTTGCCGACGAGGTGCGCAAACTGGCGGAGAAAACCATGGCCTCCACCCACGACGTGGCCAAGGCCATTGAGGCCATCCAGTCAAGCGCAGCCCAGAGCATGGAATCTGTGGACAGGGCAGCGCGGCAGGTTGAAGAGGCCAACACCTACGCCAGCCAGTCCGGCGCGGCTCTGGCCGATATTGTCTCCACGGTCGAGGCCACGGCCGATCAGGTCAACGCCATTGCTACCGCCAGCGAGGAGCAGTCCGCCGCCAGCGAAGAAGTAAACCGCGCCATCACCCAGATAAGCGCCATGTCGCAGCAAACCTCGGCAGCCATGCGCGAAGCCGCGCACGCTGTGGCGGAGCTGGCGGACCAGACCCAAAACCTTATGGATCTCATGTCCAGCATGCAGCAGTAA
- a CDS encoding DMT family transporter → MSIQGKAVQQGGTRRRDNATKYVLLAVVAVAFLATGGIFVRQSGLSPINTGFYRMLFSIPLLWPLTYGRLGRLGRRDVALLLLSGLFLAGDVALWNTSFSYTTVANANLLTNLTPFTVIPVSYFIFRERLPRLFIPGAAVTLAGVVLLLGGKASPSAGNYFGDMLALAAAFFYAGFLLIAYRLRDTIESSVIMFVSAFGGLAGLFAASWAVEGLQIPQGWDDLWPILALTLCVQVVGHNLLTHCQGKLSVNLSSVICLSQPAIAAVYSWAVFSERLTWMEILGIVVVMAGVYIVKRQYAPTAGQRGGGLLARMAAHLPGRRSSKPAVVED, encoded by the coding sequence ATGTCCATCCAAGGCAAGGCAGTTCAGCAGGGCGGCACAAGGCGGCGCGACAATGCGACAAAATATGTTTTGCTGGCGGTGGTGGCGGTGGCCTTTTTGGCCACGGGGGGCATATTTGTGCGCCAAAGCGGGTTGTCGCCCATCAACACGGGTTTTTACCGCATGCTGTTTTCCATACCGCTGCTCTGGCCGCTGACGTACGGCAGGCTGGGGCGGCTCGGCCGCAGGGATGTGGCATTGCTGCTTTTGTCCGGGCTGTTTCTGGCGGGTGATGTGGCCTTGTGGAACACGTCCTTCAGTTACACAACCGTTGCCAATGCCAATCTGCTCACCAACCTGACGCCGTTTACAGTGATACCTGTCTCGTATTTTATCTTTCGCGAGCGGTTGCCCCGGCTGTTCATACCTGGGGCGGCGGTGACGCTGGCCGGGGTGGTGCTACTGCTTGGGGGCAAGGCCAGCCCGTCGGCGGGCAATTATTTTGGCGATATGCTGGCCTTGGCCGCGGCTTTTTTTTACGCGGGATTTTTACTCATTGCCTACCGCCTGCGCGATACGATCGAAAGCAGCGTGATCATGTTTGTGAGCGCCTTTGGCGGCCTGGCCGGGCTGTTTGCGGCCTCGTGGGCTGTAGAGGGCCTGCAGATACCGCAAGGTTGGGACGACTTGTGGCCCATCCTTGCCCTCACGCTGTGCGTGCAGGTGGTGGGGCACAACCTGCTTACGCATTGCCAGGGCAAGCTCAGCGTCAATCTGTCTTCGGTGATCTGTCTTTCGCAACCGGCCATTGCCGCCGTGTATTCGTGGGCGGTGTTCTCGGAGCGGCTTACGTGGATGGAAATACTGGGAATAGTGGTCGTGATGGCAGGGGTGTATATTGTCAAAAGGCAGTACGCGCCCACTGCCGGACAGCGTGGCGGGGGACTCCTTGCCCGTATGGCCGCCCATCTGCCGGGCAGGCGAAGCAGCAAACCGGCTGTGGTGGAAGACTAG
- a CDS encoding HAMP domain-containing methyl-accepting chemotaxis protein, which translates to MKLGAKLVLSFGCLIAVILVSSAITIRNVGEMNGKVREIDEAWLPSVIAIQSMNVRLNSLRADLASIMSQNYAEEIRKYEKNLQDSMDSIQRDHAAYMQLRSATPGMETPEGKELMGRIADLSAQESTAREGIIKGVLDGRRGVANVAYDKKYRPVFQQLGDTYGQVVHINVTGSKAAAQSAADAGQKTSNMSIAVTLAAVIISICITWALTRSVGRQLGKDPGELAVIARRVASGDYDIDDGGPKTGVYADMVSMAQTLKENMAKTRQESENARQSAKRAEEALRKAEQAGVEAQDRTTAMRAAAASLQDVAQVVNAATTRLAAQIEQSDKSSQHTTDKLAEAGAAMQQMNATVQDVARNASVASQASTDTRAKAENGAKIVKRSLHSIDEVHAVSLELKADMAQLHEQTQNINRIMGVISDIADQTNLLALNAAIEAARAGEAGRGFAVVADEVRKLAEKTMASTHDVANAIEAIQSSATQSMESVDRAARQIEEANTYANQSGAALADIVTTVESTADQVNAIATASEQQSAASDQVASVIAQIHDMSRQTASAMRAAAEAVEDLTAQANDLSGLITQMRAH; encoded by the coding sequence ATGAAACTTGGCGCAAAACTTGTGCTCTCCTTCGGCTGCCTTATTGCGGTCATTCTGGTGTCTTCCGCCATTACCATCCGCAATGTGGGCGAAATGAACGGCAAGGTGCGCGAGATTGACGAGGCGTGGCTGCCGTCCGTGATTGCCATTCAGTCGATGAATGTGCGGCTCAATTCCCTCCGCGCAGACCTTGCGTCAATCATGTCGCAAAATTATGCGGAAGAAATCCGCAAGTACGAAAAGAATCTTCAGGATTCCATGGATTCCATCCAGCGCGACCACGCGGCCTACATGCAGCTGCGCAGCGCCACCCCCGGCATGGAGACCCCCGAGGGCAAAGAACTCATGGGCCGCATTGCCGACCTCTCCGCGCAGGAGAGCACGGCGCGCGAGGGCATCATCAAGGGCGTGCTGGACGGCCGGCGCGGCGTGGCCAACGTGGCCTACGACAAAAAATATCGCCCTGTTTTTCAGCAGCTCGGCGACACTTACGGCCAGGTGGTGCACATAAACGTCACCGGCAGCAAGGCTGCCGCGCAAAGCGCTGCGGATGCGGGCCAAAAAACCAGCAACATGTCCATTGCCGTCACCCTGGCAGCCGTTATCATCAGCATCTGCATCACCTGGGCGCTTACCCGCTCTGTGGGACGCCAACTGGGCAAAGACCCCGGCGAGCTGGCGGTTATCGCCCGCCGTGTCGCCAGCGGCGACTATGACATTGACGACGGCGGCCCCAAAACTGGTGTTTACGCCGACATGGTTTCCATGGCCCAGACGCTGAAAGAAAATATGGCCAAAACCCGGCAGGAATCGGAAAACGCCCGGCAAAGCGCAAAGCGCGCCGAGGAGGCCCTGCGTAAGGCGGAACAGGCCGGGGTCGAGGCCCAGGACCGGACCACGGCCATGCGCGCGGCTGCCGCCAGCCTGCAGGATGTGGCGCAGGTGGTGAACGCGGCAACGACCCGGCTGGCCGCGCAGATCGAGCAGTCGGACAAAAGCTCGCAGCACACCACGGACAAGCTGGCGGAAGCCGGGGCCGCCATGCAGCAGATGAACGCCACAGTGCAGGATGTAGCCCGCAACGCGTCAGTAGCGTCGCAGGCCTCCACCGACACCCGCGCCAAAGCTGAAAACGGCGCGAAAATCGTCAAACGCTCGCTGCACAGTATTGACGAGGTGCATGCCGTCTCGCTGGAGCTCAAGGCCGATATGGCCCAGCTGCACGAGCAGACGCAAAACATCAACCGCATCATGGGCGTTATCTCCGACATTGCCGACCAGACCAACCTGCTGGCGCTCAACGCCGCCATTGAGGCCGCCCGCGCGGGTGAAGCCGGGCGGGGCTTTGCCGTGGTGGCCGACGAGGTGCGCAAACTGGCGGAAAAAACCATGGCCTCCACCCACGACGTGGCCAATGCCATTGAGGCCATCCAGTCAAGCGCAACCCAAAGCATGGAATCTGTGGACAGGGCCGCGCGGCAGATTGAAGAGGCCAACACCTACGCCAACCAGTCCGGCGCTGCGCTGGCGGATATTGTAACCACGGTCGAGAGCACGGCAGACCAGGTCAACGCCATTGCCACAGCCAGCGAGCAACAGTCCGCCGCCAGCGATCAGGTCGCAAGCGTCATTGCCCAGATTCACGATATGTCCCGACAAACAGCCTCCGCGATGCGCGCGGCCGCAGAAGCTGTGGAAGACCTGACGGCACAGGCCAACGATCTTTCAGGCCTTATCACGCAGATGCGCGCCCACTAG